From Ascaphus truei isolate aAscTru1 chromosome 20, aAscTru1.hap1, whole genome shotgun sequence, one genomic window encodes:
- the LOC142471314 gene encoding class I histocompatibility antigen, F10 alpha chain-like isoform X1, protein MEQHVEPEHWDELTQIGQNSEISGKNYVRIMRNRFNQTHGVYVWQRKFITELLEDGSVRGYQEYGFNGKEVVIFDKERMVYIPTAHEGQLLAQRWNSRRIFAEVDKSYMEEHCVAWLKKYFSYGKDELERKVRPEVRVSDKQSDEATKLHCRVYGFYPRAVDVKWVRNGRDKVLSYEAKQILPHPDGTYQIRVTVEVAPKEGDSYSCHVDHSSLEEMLIIPWEPRRRSSLYIVIGVIAGVAALALTAVLGIFAYKRISAGFSSPPCSSWRSSSPNRYRYFSLYLN, encoded by the exons ATGGAGCAACATGTGGAGCCTGAACACTGGGATGAACTGACACAGATTGGTCAGAATTCTGAAATTAGTGGGAAGAATTATGTAAGGATAATGAGGAATCGCTTTAACCAGACACACG GTGTGTACGTGTGGCAGAGGAAGTTTATCACTGAGCTGCTTGAAGACGGCAGCGTACGCGGATATCAAGAGTACGGTTTTAATGGGAAGGAGGTGGTCATTTTTGATAAGGAGAGGATGGTGTATATTCCTACAGCACACGAGGGTCAACTCCTAGCACAGAGATGGAACAGTAGGCGAATATTTGCTGAGGTAGATAAGAGTTACATGGAAGAGCACTGTGTTGCGTGGCTAAAGAAATACTTCTCCTACGGAAAGGACGAGCTGGAGAGGAAAG TGCGCCCGGAGGTGAGGGTTTCAGATAAGCAATCAGACGAGGCCACAAAGCTTCACTGCAGGGTGTACGGGTTCTATCCCCGAGCCGTGGACGTGAAGTGGGTGAGGAACGGGAGAGACAAGGTTCTCTCCTATGAGGCCAAACAGATCCTCCCCCACCCTGATGGTACCTATCAGATCCGAGTCACCGTGGAGGTGGCACCCAAGGAGGGTGACAGTTACTCCTGTCACGTGGATCACAGCAGCCTGGAGGAGATGCTTATCATACCATGGG AACCTAGGAGGAGAAGTTCTCTCTACATTGTAATTGGTGTTATTGCTGGTGTCGCTGCTCTCGCGCTTACTGCTGTGCTGGGAATATTTGCTTACAAGAGAATTTCAG CAGGGTTCAGCTCTCCCCCATGCTCGAGCTGGAGATCGTCTTCTCCAAACCGTTACCGATACTTCTCACTATACCTGAACTGA
- the LOC142471314 gene encoding class I histocompatibility antigen, F10 alpha chain-like isoform X2, which yields MEQHVEPEHWDELTQIGQNSEISGKNYVRIMRNRFNQTHGVYVWQRKFITELLEDGSVRGYQEYGFNGKEVVIFDKERMVYIPTAHEGQLLAQRWNSRRIFAEVDKSYMEEHCVAWLKKYFSYGKDELERKVRPEVRVSDKQSDEATKLHCRVYGFYPRAVDVKWVRNGRDKVLSYEAKQILPHPDGTYQIRVTVEVAPKEGDSYSCHVDHSSLEEMLIIPWEPRRRSSLYIVIGVIAGVAALALTAVLGIFAYKRISGFSSPPCSSWRSSSPNRYRYFSLYLN from the exons ATGGAGCAACATGTGGAGCCTGAACACTGGGATGAACTGACACAGATTGGTCAGAATTCTGAAATTAGTGGGAAGAATTATGTAAGGATAATGAGGAATCGCTTTAACCAGACACACG GTGTGTACGTGTGGCAGAGGAAGTTTATCACTGAGCTGCTTGAAGACGGCAGCGTACGCGGATATCAAGAGTACGGTTTTAATGGGAAGGAGGTGGTCATTTTTGATAAGGAGAGGATGGTGTATATTCCTACAGCACACGAGGGTCAACTCCTAGCACAGAGATGGAACAGTAGGCGAATATTTGCTGAGGTAGATAAGAGTTACATGGAAGAGCACTGTGTTGCGTGGCTAAAGAAATACTTCTCCTACGGAAAGGACGAGCTGGAGAGGAAAG TGCGCCCGGAGGTGAGGGTTTCAGATAAGCAATCAGACGAGGCCACAAAGCTTCACTGCAGGGTGTACGGGTTCTATCCCCGAGCCGTGGACGTGAAGTGGGTGAGGAACGGGAGAGACAAGGTTCTCTCCTATGAGGCCAAACAGATCCTCCCCCACCCTGATGGTACCTATCAGATCCGAGTCACCGTGGAGGTGGCACCCAAGGAGGGTGACAGTTACTCCTGTCACGTGGATCACAGCAGCCTGGAGGAGATGCTTATCATACCATGGG AACCTAGGAGGAGAAGTTCTCTCTACATTGTAATTGGTGTTATTGCTGGTGTCGCTGCTCTCGCGCTTACTGCTGTGCTGGGAATATTTGCTTACAAGAGAATTTCAG GGTTCAGCTCTCCCCCATGCTCGAGCTGGAGATCGTCTTCTCCAAACCGTTACCGATACTTCTCACTATACCTGAACTGA
- the LOC142471314 gene encoding class I histocompatibility antigen, F10 alpha chain-like isoform X3, with product MEQHVEPEHWDELTQIGQNSEISGKNYVRIMRNRFNQTHGVYVWQRKFITELLEDGSVRGYQEYGFNGKEVVIFDKERMVYIPTAHEGQLLAQRWNSRRIFAEVDKSYMEEHCVAWLKKYFSYGKDELERKVRPEVRVSDKQSDEATKLHCRVYGFYPRAVDVKWVRNGRDKVLSYEAKQILPHPDGTYQIRVTVEVAPKEGDSYSCHVDHSSLEEMLIIPWEPRRRSSLYIVIGVIAGVAALALTAVLGIFAYKRISGRGERANTEESDS from the exons ATGGAGCAACATGTGGAGCCTGAACACTGGGATGAACTGACACAGATTGGTCAGAATTCTGAAATTAGTGGGAAGAATTATGTAAGGATAATGAGGAATCGCTTTAACCAGACACACG GTGTGTACGTGTGGCAGAGGAAGTTTATCACTGAGCTGCTTGAAGACGGCAGCGTACGCGGATATCAAGAGTACGGTTTTAATGGGAAGGAGGTGGTCATTTTTGATAAGGAGAGGATGGTGTATATTCCTACAGCACACGAGGGTCAACTCCTAGCACAGAGATGGAACAGTAGGCGAATATTTGCTGAGGTAGATAAGAGTTACATGGAAGAGCACTGTGTTGCGTGGCTAAAGAAATACTTCTCCTACGGAAAGGACGAGCTGGAGAGGAAAG TGCGCCCGGAGGTGAGGGTTTCAGATAAGCAATCAGACGAGGCCACAAAGCTTCACTGCAGGGTGTACGGGTTCTATCCCCGAGCCGTGGACGTGAAGTGGGTGAGGAACGGGAGAGACAAGGTTCTCTCCTATGAGGCCAAACAGATCCTCCCCCACCCTGATGGTACCTATCAGATCCGAGTCACCGTGGAGGTGGCACCCAAGGAGGGTGACAGTTACTCCTGTCACGTGGATCACAGCAGCCTGGAGGAGATGCTTATCATACCATGGG AACCTAGGAGGAGAAGTTCTCTCTACATTGTAATTGGTGTTATTGCTGGTGTCGCTGCTCTCGCGCTTACTGCTGTGCTGGGAATATTTGCTTACAAGAGAATTTCAG GTCGCGGTGAGCGGGCGAACACGGAGGAATCAGACTCTTAA